In Deinococcus maricopensis DSM 21211, one genomic interval encodes:
- the ftsA gene encoding cell division protein FtsA: MRDNLITVGLDIGTTKITTVIGEIGADGTVDIIGEGTVPSEGIKRGAVVNLERTTQAIRHSVAAAERVAGVRVHEVFVSVSGSHTRALTSHGLAAIRRHQEISQADVDRAIENARAVPLDPNLEVIHALAQEYVVDGQEGIKNPVGMHGVRLEVDVHIVAGAAGPLANLRRCVQEAGLSVRGFVLESYAAGLATLDMTEQDGTVVVVDMGGGTTDVAVFKRGNLAHSACIPIGGDHVTADLAQILKIPTEEAENVKRKYGAALPELADPDLTLEITTAGGQTHAISAFELSRVIKPRIAEIYNLVRDEIDAALGPVELVAGSVVLTGGGSLLRGTSELARERFRLAVRIGRPRGVGGLTDIVGGPGHATAVGLGLYGASSGSGTPMPRTSKAPVEATSPEPDVVVAPLPKAAEEPRTPPPAAEPSKPKGDGKSIWERAREFFKDWI, encoded by the coding sequence ATGAGAGACAACCTGATCACCGTGGGGCTGGACATTGGCACCACCAAGATCACCACCGTTATCGGAGAAATCGGTGCCGACGGCACTGTGGATATTATTGGTGAAGGAACCGTGCCGAGCGAGGGCATCAAGCGCGGCGCGGTCGTGAACTTGGAACGCACGACGCAGGCCATCCGGCATTCCGTCGCCGCTGCCGAGCGCGTCGCCGGCGTGCGCGTGCACGAGGTGTTCGTGAGCGTGAGCGGCAGTCACACGCGCGCCCTCACCAGTCATGGCCTCGCCGCCATTCGTCGCCACCAGGAGATCAGTCAGGCGGACGTGGACCGCGCCATCGAGAACGCGCGCGCGGTCCCGCTCGACCCGAACCTGGAAGTCATTCACGCGCTCGCGCAGGAGTACGTCGTCGACGGGCAGGAAGGCATCAAGAACCCGGTCGGCATGCATGGCGTGCGCCTCGAAGTGGACGTGCACATCGTCGCGGGCGCCGCCGGGCCCCTGGCGAATCTGCGCCGCTGCGTGCAGGAAGCGGGCCTGAGCGTGCGCGGGTTCGTGCTCGAGTCGTACGCGGCGGGCCTCGCCACGCTCGACATGACCGAGCAGGACGGCACGGTCGTCGTCGTCGACATGGGCGGCGGCACCACCGACGTGGCGGTGTTCAAGCGGGGCAACCTCGCGCACAGTGCGTGCATCCCCATCGGTGGGGATCACGTGACCGCCGACCTCGCGCAGATCCTCAAGATCCCGACCGAGGAAGCCGAGAACGTGAAACGCAAGTACGGCGCGGCGCTGCCGGAACTCGCGGACCCGGACCTGACGCTGGAGATCACCACGGCGGGCGGGCAGACGCACGCGATCAGCGCGTTCGAGCTGTCGCGCGTCATCAAGCCGCGCATCGCGGAGATCTACAACCTCGTGCGTGACGAGATTGACGCGGCGCTCGGCCCGGTGGAGCTCGTGGCGGGCAGCGTGGTCCTCACGGGCGGCGGCAGCCTGCTGCGCGGCACGTCCGAGCTGGCGCGTGAGCGGTTCCGCCTGGCGGTGCGCATCGGCCGGCCGCGCGGTGTGGGGGGCCTCACGGACATCGTGGGCGGTCCCGGCCATGCCACGGCCGTCGGTCTCGGCCTGTACGGGGCTTCAAGCGGGTCCGGCACGCCTATGCCGCGCACGTCGAAAGCGCCGGTCGAGGCCACGTCCCCCGAGCCGGACGTTGTCGTCGCGCCCCTGCCGAAGGCTGCCGAGGAGCCACGGACGCCCCCGCCGGCCGCGGAACCCAGCAAACCCAAAGGGGACGGGAAATCCATCTGGGAACGCGCCCGCGAGTTCTTCAAGGACTGGATTTAA
- a CDS encoding cell division protein FtsQ/DivIB — protein MAVNKRARRPKKAPELTEAAPRARRRWPVLRVMLVLALFGGIFAGLWYGLPVRTVVVSGNQVLREARVRELAGLTPQFGWVFYGGWRAQALRRHPWVQGVKITQVFPDRVEVHVQERLPFARWRRPDGRTVVVAADRVVLPGAAPTGPLLTGWGPDRLGDAVRVARTLTPLGVKSVAYTPSGVTVETARGTLWSGNLDSLRKYAMGVTMFPGKRINIYPWGVSVQE, from the coding sequence GTGGCCGTGAACAAACGCGCGCGGCGTCCCAAGAAGGCGCCGGAGCTGACCGAGGCGGCGCCGCGCGCGCGGCGCCGCTGGCCGGTGCTGCGCGTGATGCTGGTGCTGGCCCTGTTCGGCGGGATCTTCGCGGGCCTGTGGTACGGCCTGCCGGTGCGGACGGTCGTGGTGAGCGGCAACCAGGTGCTTCGGGAGGCGCGCGTGCGTGAACTGGCGGGCTTGACGCCGCAGTTCGGCTGGGTGTTCTACGGGGGCTGGCGCGCGCAGGCGTTGCGGCGGCACCCGTGGGTGCAGGGCGTGAAGATTACGCAGGTGTTCCCGGACCGCGTGGAGGTGCACGTGCAAGAGCGCTTGCCGTTCGCGCGCTGGCGCCGCCCAGACGGGCGCACCGTGGTGGTCGCAGCGGACCGTGTGGTGCTGCCGGGCGCGGCGCCCACGGGGCCGCTGTTGACCGGGTGGGGCCCGGACCGTCTGGGGGACGCCGTGCGCGTCGCGCGGACGCTCACGCCGCTCGGTGTGAAGTCCGTGGCGTACACCCCCAGCGGGGTGACGGTGGAAACCGCGCGCGGAACGCTGTGGAGCGGCAATCTGGATTCCTTGCGGAAGTATGCTATGGGTGTCACAATGTTTCCCGGTAAGCGAATCAACATTTACCCTTGGGGGGTGAGCGTCCAGGAATGA
- a CDS encoding UDP-N-acetylmuramate dehydrogenase has translation MTAGTLSRTGARVERLPLARFTTVGVGGEAEVWFVENHAQLAEAMEAPYRVLGGGSNLVVADAGVEERVVRLTGAFAQKDLEPDPALSDDAVVVTGWVGGGVPLPGLLRTLQKLGLSNLEGTVGVPAQVGGAVWMNAGTRYGEMFDGLHTLEIVTPGGTRVVTPDDLAWGYRNSGIPRNHVVTRVRLKLVRRAPEDVQAKMDAADAARKGQPKMRTPGCAFKNPGGVSAGKLIDEAGLKGTRVGNAMIAPEHANFIVNLGGATSADVLALLDLIRARVGVDLELEYELWP, from the coding sequence GTGACGGCGGGCACCCTGAGCCGCACGGGCGCGCGCGTGGAGCGCCTGCCGCTGGCGCGCTTCACGACCGTGGGCGTGGGCGGCGAGGCGGAGGTGTGGTTCGTGGAGAACCACGCGCAGCTCGCGGAGGCCATGGAAGCCCCGTACCGCGTGCTGGGCGGCGGCAGCAACCTGGTGGTCGCGGACGCGGGCGTCGAGGAGCGCGTGGTGCGCCTCACCGGGGCGTTCGCGCAGAAGGACCTCGAACCGGACCCGGCGCTGAGTGACGACGCGGTGGTCGTGACCGGCTGGGTGGGCGGCGGCGTGCCGCTGCCCGGGCTGCTCCGCACCCTGCAGAAGCTGGGCCTGTCGAACCTGGAAGGGACCGTGGGCGTGCCCGCGCAGGTGGGCGGCGCGGTGTGGATGAACGCCGGCACCCGCTACGGCGAGATGTTCGACGGGCTGCACACCCTGGAAATCGTGACGCCCGGCGGCACGCGCGTCGTCACGCCGGACGACCTCGCGTGGGGGTACCGGAACAGCGGCATTCCTCGCAACCACGTCGTGACGCGTGTGCGCCTGAAACTGGTGCGGCGAGCGCCGGAGGACGTGCAGGCGAAAATGGACGCGGCGGACGCCGCCCGCAAGGGGCAGCCGAAAATGCGCACGCCCGGCTGCGCCTTCAAAAACCCGGGCGGCGTGAGCGCCGGGAAGCTGATCGACGAGGCGGGTCTGAAGGGCACGCGCGTCGGTAACGCCATGATCGCGCCGGAGCACGCGAACTTCATCGTGAACCTCGGCGGGGCGACGAGCGCGGACGTGCTGGCGCTGCTGGACCTGATTCGCGCGCGCGTCGGTGTGGATCTTGAGCTGGAGTACGAGTTGTGGCCGTGA
- the murC gene encoding UDP-N-acetylmuramate--L-alanine ligase, which translates to MTKPHYHFMGVGGIGVSALARLLAARGYQVTGCDEHPSELTEQLRAEGIPVHAGHDAAHVRGVDVLVASEAVPKDHPELTAAHAQGVEVQPRMRLLGELLAGGPSVGVIGTHGKTTTTSMIAVTLAGAGLDPAAFVGGIVPEFGSNARVGAGPFVAEVDESDPKFQELACGTAVFTNAEDDHIGGAGTAQATYWESVEAQHAAFARFVRQAERVLACADWVDAEGRSLDALLVGAREVLTYGTGADCTYRAVDVRPDANGTSFTVERRGEVLGSARVRLPGTHNVLNGLAALAVADLHGADFPAAAAALAAFTGPGRRWQHIGELNGALVIDDYAHNATKVAAAIEAAHQTGRRVRVVFQPHRYLRTQQSWPRLAQSLMGADEVLLLDIAAASEPPIEGIHATLISDRMREEGHAGVRYSPDRAQVVQYLRETAAPGDVIVTMGAGDVWRLSRELAGVAVGA; encoded by the coding sequence ATGACCAAACCTCACTATCACTTCATGGGCGTCGGCGGCATCGGCGTGAGCGCGCTCGCGCGGCTGCTGGCGGCCCGTGGTTATCAAGTGACGGGCTGCGACGAGCACCCGTCGGAACTCACCGAACAACTCCGCGCGGAAGGCATCCCGGTGCACGCCGGGCATGACGCCGCGCACGTGCGGGGCGTGGACGTGCTCGTCGCGTCGGAAGCGGTCCCGAAAGACCACCCGGAGCTCACGGCGGCGCACGCGCAGGGCGTGGAGGTGCAGCCGCGCATGCGGCTCCTGGGAGAGCTGCTGGCGGGCGGGCCGAGCGTCGGCGTGATCGGCACGCACGGCAAGACGACGACGACCAGCATGATCGCGGTGACGCTCGCAGGCGCGGGCCTGGACCCGGCGGCGTTCGTGGGCGGCATCGTGCCGGAGTTCGGCAGCAACGCGCGCGTCGGCGCCGGCCCGTTCGTGGCGGAAGTGGACGAGAGCGACCCGAAATTCCAGGAACTCGCGTGCGGCACGGCGGTGTTCACGAACGCCGAGGACGACCACATCGGCGGGGCCGGCACCGCGCAGGCGACGTACTGGGAGAGCGTGGAGGCGCAGCACGCGGCGTTCGCGCGGTTCGTGCGGCAGGCCGAGCGGGTGCTGGCGTGCGCCGACTGGGTGGACGCGGAAGGGCGCAGCCTGGACGCGCTGCTGGTCGGCGCGCGCGAGGTGCTGACGTACGGGACGGGTGCGGACTGCACGTACCGCGCGGTCGACGTTCGTCCGGACGCGAACGGCACATCGTTCACGGTGGAGCGGCGCGGTGAGGTGCTGGGGTCCGCGCGCGTGCGCCTGCCGGGAACGCATAACGTCCTGAACGGTCTGGCGGCCCTCGCGGTCGCGGACCTGCACGGCGCGGACTTCCCCGCGGCGGCGGCGGCGCTCGCGGCGTTCACCGGGCCGGGGCGGCGCTGGCAGCACATCGGGGAGTTGAACGGCGCGCTCGTCATCGACGATTACGCGCACAACGCCACGAAGGTCGCGGCGGCCATCGAGGCGGCGCACCAGACGGGGCGGCGCGTGCGGGTGGTGTTCCAGCCGCACCGGTACCTGCGCACGCAGCAGTCCTGGCCGCGCCTCGCGCAGAGCCTGATGGGCGCGGACGAGGTGCTGCTGCTGGACATCGCGGCGGCGTCGGAGCCGCCCATCGAGGGGATTCACGCGACGCTGATCAGCGACCGGATGCGCGAAGAGGGGCACGCAGGCGTGCGGTACAGTCCGGACCGCGCGCAGGTGGTGCAGTACCTGCGGGAGACGGCGGCGCCCGGTGACGTGATCGTGACCATGGGTGCCGGGGATGTGTGGCGCCTGTCGCGGGAACTCGCGGGCGTGGCGGTGGGCGCGTGA
- the murG gene encoding undecaprenyldiphospho-muramoylpentapeptide beta-N-acetylglucosaminyltransferase — translation MKRVVLATGGTGGHIYPAVAGAGVLEARGYAPVLMGQAGGMEERIAREGALEFVGVTAGKLAREKPDPRQVLRAARGFAEARGVLARLQPLGVVGFGGFASLPGVLGAQSLGLPTVLHEQNAQLGLTQRLALRRARAVGTAYAQVRGLPDGRGRLVGMPVREARLERRAALAKLGLQDGPLTILIMGGSQGSLALNRAVPSALRAAFGQEGLFADGSVQVIHSTGPRWLGEVLPDVADLPWYRAVGYLDAVAAWSAADLAITRAGTGTLAEAAFHGVPVVMVPLPSSAENHQVRNAEAVEAKGAGRMVPQDALSGSLAQTVLECVPSDVRTSMGVRARERSPQGAAGKLADLVEETLVGAARAQV, via the coding sequence GTGAAGCGAGTGGTGTTGGCGACAGGCGGCACGGGTGGGCACATCTACCCGGCGGTGGCGGGGGCGGGTGTGCTGGAGGCCCGAGGGTACGCGCCCGTCCTGATGGGGCAGGCGGGCGGCATGGAGGAACGCATCGCGCGGGAAGGCGCCCTGGAGTTTGTGGGCGTGACGGCGGGGAAGCTCGCGCGGGAGAAACCGGACCCGCGGCAGGTGCTGCGCGCCGCGCGCGGCTTCGCGGAGGCGCGCGGCGTGCTGGCGCGCCTGCAGCCGCTGGGCGTGGTGGGCTTCGGGGGGTTCGCGAGCCTGCCGGGCGTGCTGGGCGCGCAGTCGCTGGGCCTGCCAACGGTGCTGCATGAGCAGAACGCGCAACTGGGCTTGACGCAGCGTCTGGCGCTGCGCCGCGCACGCGCGGTCGGGACGGCGTACGCGCAGGTGCGCGGCCTGCCGGACGGCCGTGGGCGTCTGGTGGGTATGCCGGTACGTGAGGCGCGCCTGGAGCGGCGGGCGGCGCTGGCGAAGCTGGGCTTGCAGGACGGGCCGCTCACGATCCTGATCATGGGCGGGTCGCAGGGCAGCCTCGCGCTGAACCGCGCGGTGCCGAGCGCGCTGCGGGCGGCATTCGGGCAGGAGGGCCTGTTCGCGGATGGGAGCGTGCAGGTGATTCACTCGACTGGGCCGCGCTGGCTGGGTGAGGTGCTGCCGGACGTCGCGGACCTGCCGTGGTACCGCGCGGTGGGGTACCTGGACGCGGTGGCGGCGTGGTCTGCGGCGGACCTGGCGATCACGCGGGCGGGCACGGGGACGCTGGCGGAAGCAGCGTTCCATGGGGTGCCGGTCGTGATGGTGCCGCTGCCGAGCAGCGCGGAGAACCATCAGGTGCGCAACGCGGAGGCGGTGGAGGCGAAGGGCGCGGGGCGGATGGTGCCGCAGGACGCGCTCAGCGGGAGCCTCGCGCAGACGGTGTTAGAGTGTGTACCGTCGGACGTGCGGACGAGCATGGGCGTGCGGGCGCGCGAGCGGTCTCCGCAGGGTGCGGCGGGGAAACTCGCGGATCTGGTTGAGGAGACGCTCGTGGGCGCCGCGCGCGCTCAGGTGTGA
- a CDS encoding FtsW/RodA/SpoVE family cell cycle protein has translation MSLNLVIAQVLLLTLGLLGVATADSGSVPEHAGKIIMALVVTFGLSRLRPKAFLRLATPFWVVTLALLVLVLFIGVGGNGSPVKRWLPLGAVSFQPSEFAKIGLILQLASFFARRGVQRKLISAVGMIMVTTMLILLEPDLGTTVLTFSLGLVLMYAAGVKFTSITGFLLALMLLALPFASVYLEKHTYILDRIRGHAEARGGDTQNAGYQLFAAHRDLSSGGFWGQGPDAPRYEYSADATDMVVASVGFSTGLLGVGMVIFAYWLVVASGLQVADWAARVRPMTPDLHGASVMATGAMYMIVGQAFVNLAVAAGIFPVTGVPLPLVSDGFSSMLSMSVAFALIHSALREVRRHLPDVQPEAVPTATD, from the coding sequence GTGAGCCTGAACCTCGTGATCGCGCAGGTGCTGCTGCTGACGCTGGGGCTGCTGGGCGTCGCCACGGCCGACAGCGGGAGCGTCCCGGAGCACGCCGGGAAGATCATCATGGCGCTCGTCGTGACGTTCGGGCTGTCACGCCTGCGGCCCAAAGCGTTCCTGCGGCTCGCCACGCCGTTCTGGGTGGTGACGCTGGCGCTGCTGGTGCTGGTGCTGTTCATCGGCGTGGGCGGCAACGGCAGTCCCGTCAAGCGCTGGCTGCCGCTGGGGGCGGTGTCGTTCCAGCCGTCGGAGTTCGCGAAGATCGGGTTGATCCTGCAGCTCGCGAGTTTCTTCGCGCGGCGCGGCGTGCAGCGCAAGCTGATCAGCGCCGTCGGGATGATCATGGTCACGACCATGCTGATCCTGCTCGAACCGGACCTGGGGACGACGGTGCTGACGTTCAGCCTGGGGCTGGTGCTGATGTACGCGGCGGGCGTGAAGTTCACGAGCATCACGGGTTTCCTGCTGGCGCTGATGCTGCTGGCGTTGCCGTTCGCGAGCGTGTACCTGGAGAAGCACACGTACATCCTGGACCGCATTCGCGGGCACGCGGAGGCGCGCGGCGGGGACACGCAGAACGCCGGGTATCAGCTGTTCGCGGCGCACCGCGACCTCAGCAGCGGCGGATTCTGGGGGCAGGGGCCGGACGCGCCCCGCTACGAGTACAGCGCGGACGCGACGGACATGGTGGTCGCGTCGGTAGGGTTCAGCACAGGCCTGCTGGGCGTGGGCATGGTGATCTTCGCGTACTGGCTGGTGGTCGCGTCGGGCCTGCAGGTCGCGGACTGGGCGGCGAGGGTGAGGCCGATGACGCCGGACCTGCACGGTGCGTCCGTGATGGCGACGGGCGCGATGTACATGATCGTGGGGCAGGCGTTCGTGAACCTGGCGGTCGCGGCGGGCATCTTCCCGGTGACGGGCGTGCCGTTGCCGCTGGTGAGTGACGGGTTCTCCAGCATGCTGAGCATGAGCGTGGCGTTCGCGCTGATTCACTCGGCGTTGCGCGAGGTGCGCCGTCACCTGCCGGACGTGCAGCCCGAGGCGGTGCCGACCGCGACGGACTGA
- the murD gene encoding UDP-N-acetylmuramoyl-L-alanine--D-glutamate ligase, translating to MADYLIYGLGRSGRGVARFLAREGLAAEWVDARPAEEDLRLTQELGFGRGDVSRTYRTVVAAPGVPIDHPDLVALRARGAEVIGELELAFRRRAVPIIGVTGTAGKGGTSVLIQQLLAHLGVRAHLGGNFDPPLLDVIDGAEVAVCEISSFQLERVQDFRPVVGVITNLGVDHLDRHGSVEAYHAAKLNLARRMTPQDTLVLPAGVNAPSAATTVRFDGAHLVNLDGEAVLSVADVPEGHHPANVAAALLAAEAFLRSCGRAVPVPAWAEAVRAAKPVPGRFETVARAGGVAFVEDSIATRTIAVQAALTRARGPVAWLVGGIDKGADLAALEGVVREKVARVVAFGQDGPAFAGYFDAACGVPVTLVPGADAARVMADAVRAAYASLPGEGTVLLAPIGTSFDLWRDYKARGAAFADAARALVAEVQP from the coding sequence GTGGCGGATTACTTGATTTACGGCCTGGGGCGTTCCGGGCGGGGCGTCGCTCGTTTCCTGGCGCGGGAGGGCCTTGCGGCCGAGTGGGTGGACGCGCGTCCGGCCGAGGAGGACCTGAGGCTCACGCAGGAGTTGGGTTTTGGGCGTGGGGACGTGTCCCGGACGTACCGGACGGTGGTGGCCGCGCCGGGCGTGCCGATTGATCACCCGGATCTGGTGGCGCTGCGCGCGCGCGGCGCGGAGGTGATCGGGGAGCTGGAGCTGGCCTTCCGGCGCCGGGCCGTGCCGATCATCGGCGTGACGGGCACGGCCGGGAAGGGCGGCACGAGCGTGCTGATCCAGCAGCTGCTGGCGCACCTGGGCGTCCGGGCGCACCTGGGGGGGAACTTCGACCCGCCGCTGCTGGACGTCATCGACGGCGCGGAGGTCGCGGTGTGCGAGATTTCCAGCTTCCAGCTGGAGCGCGTGCAGGACTTCCGCCCGGTGGTGGGCGTCATCACGAACCTCGGCGTGGACCACCTGGACCGGCACGGGAGCGTGGAGGCGTACCACGCGGCGAAGCTGAACCTGGCGCGGCGCATGACGCCGCAGGACACGCTGGTGCTGCCGGCGGGCGTGAACGCACCGTCCGCGGCGACGACCGTGCGGTTTGACGGCGCGCACCTCGTGAACCTGGACGGCGAGGCGGTGTTGAGCGTGGCGGACGTGCCGGAAGGGCACCACCCGGCGAACGTCGCGGCGGCGCTGCTGGCCGCGGAGGCGTTCCTGCGTTCGTGCGGGCGGGCGGTGCCGGTGCCCGCGTGGGCGGAGGCGGTGCGCGCCGCGAAGCCCGTACCGGGCCGGTTCGAGACGGTCGCGCGGGCGGGCGGCGTGGCGTTCGTGGAGGACAGCATTGCCACGCGCACCATCGCGGTGCAGGCGGCGCTCACGCGGGCGCGCGGGCCGGTCGCGTGGCTGGTGGGCGGCATCGACAAGGGCGCGGACCTCGCGGCGCTGGAAGGCGTCGTGCGGGAGAAGGTGGCGCGCGTCGTGGCGTTCGGGCAGGACGGCCCGGCGTTCGCCGGGTACTTCGACGCGGCGTGCGGCGTGCCGGTCACGCTGGTGCCCGGCGCGGACGCCGCGCGCGTCATGGCGGACGCGGTGCGCGCCGCGTACGCGAGCCTGCCGGGCGAGGGCACGGTGCTGCTCGCGCCCATCGGGACGAGCTTCGACCTGTGGCGGGACTACAAGGCGCGCGGCGCGGCGTTCGCGGACGCGGCGCGTGCGCTCGTGGCGGAGGTGCAGCCGTGA
- a CDS encoding phospho-N-acetylmuramoyl-pentapeptide-transferase, producing MIIAALLSWLMVGGFITASKRYGWGQTVRADGPESHLAKSGTPTAGGVGFVLAMLIVWLGYRVAGFATDPREALIVLAALGMGLIGLVDDVLKIRSRMRGSGKKELLAREKFPLQFLVGLAFAYFAAPLASHDLGLNLGRVAETILFTLVMIGSVNAFNFTDGLDGLLAGVSLIILLPLLVLSPAAALLAGALLGFLWFNAHPARVFMGDMGSHAIGALIAGAYILYADVWLLPVAAIIPVVEVLSVVMQVAYFRRTGGKRIFRMTPIHHHFELVGIPETQVTMRFWIVTAVGTAAAWWLLGGRP from the coding sequence ATGATCATCGCGGCGCTGCTGTCATGGCTCATGGTGGGCGGGTTCATTACCGCGTCGAAGCGGTACGGGTGGGGGCAGACGGTCCGCGCGGACGGTCCGGAATCGCACCTCGCGAAGAGTGGGACGCCCACGGCGGGCGGCGTCGGGTTCGTGCTCGCGATGCTGATCGTGTGGCTCGGGTACCGCGTGGCCGGGTTCGCCACCGACCCGCGCGAGGCGCTGATTGTCCTCGCGGCGCTCGGCATGGGCCTGATCGGCCTGGTGGACGACGTCCTGAAGATCCGCTCGCGCATGCGCGGCAGCGGCAAGAAGGAACTGCTCGCGCGTGAGAAGTTCCCGCTGCAGTTCCTGGTGGGGCTGGCGTTCGCGTACTTCGCGGCGCCGCTCGCGTCGCACGACCTGGGCCTGAACCTGGGCCGCGTCGCGGAGACGATCCTGTTCACGCTCGTGATGATCGGCAGCGTGAACGCGTTCAACTTCACGGACGGCCTGGACGGGCTGCTCGCGGGCGTCAGCCTGATCATCCTGCTGCCGCTGCTGGTCCTCTCCCCCGCGGCGGCGCTGCTGGCCGGAGCGCTGCTGGGCTTCCTGTGGTTCAACGCGCACCCGGCGCGCGTATTCATGGGTGACATGGGCAGTCACGCGATCGGGGCGCTCATCGCGGGCGCGTACATCCTGTACGCGGACGTGTGGCTGCTGCCGGTCGCGGCGATCATCCCGGTCGTGGAGGTGCTGAGCGTCGTCATGCAGGTCGCGTACTTCCGGCGCACCGGCGGAAAGCGCATCTTCCGCATGACGCCCATCCACCACCATTTCGAGCTGGTGGGCATCCCGGAGACGCAGGTGACGATGCGCTTCTGGATTGTCACGGCAGTGGGCACGGCGGCGGCATGGTGGCTGCTCGGTGGACGACCCTAA
- the murF gene encoding UDP-N-acetylmuramoyl-tripeptide--D-alanyl-D-alanine ligase, which translates to MLDPTALPFDAAVHPEARPAVRLTWDSREAGPNVAFVALPGERMHGNAFVEAALAAGAPFVLTDLDAPRAVRVPDAQVALFAWARAERAHNPLVVGITGSVGKTTAKAYAAAALDAHFMPVFNTMPAIACFLIEFGRSARPLVVEMGIDRLGEMRELVDLVRPDVGVVTSIGEAHLEAFGTVETIAREKGVILEAPRGLVGVQASPFYPGRDTYGFGEATFAGDALQVSAEAAAFVYGEVPVALPHASKVQAEAAVLGLALAEVAGVPVGTAAERLAGVSVPGGRYRVLPGRFTVIDDAYNASPLSVRAALDALAALPGRHVSVLGRMLELGDTERELHAQVGAYARQRADVTFGVGAFASELGERAHATVPDLLADLLAEVRDGDVVLVKASRGISWAPQRRAQEGVGLDTVVDALLRARGDA; encoded by the coding sequence ATGCTTGATCCGACTGCCCTTCCGTTCGATGCTGCCGTTCATCCCGAGGCCCGCCCGGCCGTTCGCCTCACCTGGGATTCCAGGGAGGCGGGGCCGAACGTGGCGTTCGTGGCGCTGCCTGGCGAGCGCATGCACGGGAACGCGTTCGTGGAGGCGGCGCTCGCGGCGGGCGCGCCGTTCGTGCTGACGGACCTGGACGCGCCGCGCGCCGTGCGCGTGCCGGACGCGCAGGTGGCGCTGTTCGCGTGGGCGCGGGCGGAGCGGGCGCACAACCCGCTGGTGGTGGGCATCACCGGATCGGTCGGGAAGACGACCGCGAAGGCGTACGCGGCGGCGGCGCTGGACGCGCACTTCATGCCGGTGTTCAACACCATGCCAGCCATTGCGTGCTTCCTGATCGAGTTCGGGCGCTCCGCCCGCCCGCTCGTCGTGGAAATGGGCATTGACCGGCTCGGGGAGATGCGGGAACTGGTGGACCTCGTGCGCCCGGACGTGGGCGTGGTCACGAGCATCGGCGAGGCGCACCTGGAGGCGTTCGGGACGGTGGAGACCATCGCGCGCGAGAAGGGCGTGATTCTGGAGGCGCCACGTGGGCTGGTGGGCGTGCAGGCGAGCCCCTTCTACCCCGGGCGGGACACGTACGGGTTCGGGGAGGCGACGTTCGCGGGCGACGCGCTGCAGGTGAGCGCCGAGGCCGCGGCGTTCGTGTATGGAGAGGTGCCCGTGGCGTTGCCGCACGCGTCGAAGGTGCAGGCGGAAGCGGCGGTGCTGGGCCTCGCCCTCGCGGAGGTCGCGGGCGTGCCGGTGGGGACGGCGGCAGAGCGCCTCGCGGGCGTGAGCGTACCCGGCGGGCGGTACCGGGTGCTGCCCGGGCGCTTCACGGTGATTGATGACGCGTACAACGCGTCGCCGCTGAGCGTGCGTGCCGCGCTGGACGCGCTCGCGGCACTGCCGGGGCGGCACGTCAGCGTGCTGGGGCGCATGCTGGAACTGGGCGACACGGAACGGGAACTGCACGCGCAGGTCGGCGCGTACGCCCGCCAACGCGCGGACGTGACGTTCGGCGTGGGCGCGTTCGCGTCGGAACTCGGGGAGCGCGCCCACGCGACCGTGCCGGACCTGCTCGCGGACCTGCTCGCGGAGGTCCGCGACGGCGACGTGGTACTGGTGAAAGCGTCACGTGGGATCTCGTGGGCGCCGCAGCGGCGCGCGCAGGAGGGCGTAGGCCTGGATACCGTCGTGGACGCGCTGCTGCGCGCGCGGGGCGACGCGTGA